The Verrucomicrobiota bacterium genome segment GTAGGGCGGCATCTTGTGCTGCCAGGGGATACCGCCCTCCTCGGCGAGCCGCTCGAGAAACGCCACGACTTTCGGCCGCACCACGATCGAGCTGTCGGCGATCGAGATCGCCGGGCCGCGGCCGAGCACGACGGGCTGCTTGCGCGGCTCGATGCCGGGCACGTTGGCGCCGATCGTGCCCTCGAGCACGAGCGCCACGGCCGGCGCAAGGTCGAACGTCGCAGTCCGGGCGCCGCGTCCGCCGACCTCTTCGCACGCGGTGAACGTGACGGCCACGGTGAGCTCGGGCCGTTCGGCGGCGAGCCGCTCGAGCACCCGCACGGCCACGGCGCAGCCGGCACGGTTGTCGAGCGCCTTGGCAGTCACCGTATCGCCGGCGAGCCGCTCGAGCGGGTAGGCGACGACGGCGGGGTCGCCGACGCGCACGCCAAGCTCGGCGACCTCGTCCCGGGTCTTGGCACCGACGTCGATGAACATGTCCTCGATCTTGATGACACGTTCGCGCTGCTCCTTGCTCTGCAGGTGCGGCGGCGCGATGCCGATCACGCCGGGCACGCGGCGCCCGTCGCGCGTGCGGATCACGACGCGCTGGGCGAGCAGGATGCGGTCGTCCCACCCGCCGAGGGCGGCGAAGCGCACGAAACCGTCCTCGTCGAGGTAGTTGACGATCAGGCCGATCTCATCGAGGTGGGCGTCGAGCATGACGACGCGCTCGCTGCGGCCCCGCACCACGGCGACCAAGGTGCCGAGCACGTCCTCTCGGACCTCGTCGGCGAACGGCTCGACCAGCGCGCGCACCACGGCCCGGGCATCGTCCTCGAAGCCGGGCGGGCCGAACGCGTCGGTGAGCGTCCGGACCAGATCAAGCGTCTCCAAGAAGCATCCTCCTCCGAACTGAGGCGGTATATCTACCCCCTCGATGCGCGCGGGGCAACCTTTTTTCTGGCGAGGCGCACGCGGCGCCGCTTGGTGAGACAGAGACGGAAGGCCCATGGATCGGCGAGCCTGGGAAGATTGGCAGGGCCGTGCTGACGGCTACTGAGGCGACTTGATCTTTGTGGCGTCGATCGGGCCGTGCAGCTCCTCATCGTAGCTGCCCACGTTCTGGCTGCCGCATTCGGGGCAGAACGCAGTTACCCCCTTGGCCACGCCGGGGAACTTGTGCCCGTGCTCGCAGACGTAAAGAGGGAGAAGCTCCTTGCCCTGATAGATGATCGGCCAGTCCGGCGTATGGCCCACCCACTCGTAGACTGTCCCGTCGGCGGCAATGCCGTAGATCGTGTAGTCGTATCTCTGCCGTTCGCGGTGCGCGGGTTTCTTGCACAACACCGCGCCGAGGATGATCGCGAGAATGATGACCCCGAGCAGCGCGACGACAGTCAGCGGGTTCGTCTTCTTCTCAGCCATTCGGCCTCCTTGGCTTGATCGGTCGGCACTCAGAACGACCTGAAGCGGCATCCGGGAGCTTCAGCGCATCCGATCATAGCACAACCCCAGCCTACCACACCAAGCGCGAGAAAGCCCGAACCGATCAATAGTACCAGAGCATTGGGTGCTCGCCAGGGGCGTAGAAGAAAAGCTCCTTCGTGCTGCTGCTCAGGGTCGCGCCGCTCGTGAAACCGGAAGGGCCCGTCGGCCCTCGGTTGTCCTCCATCTGCGTGTAGAGGCGGCGCACAACGTTTCCTCCCCACGTCACGAAGTTGCCCGAAATCCCGTTCTTGTGGCGGAAGGACACTGTACTGGCCCACCAGTTCGGGTTGTCGAACGGCTTGCCATAAACGTACTGGTGCGAGAAGTTCTGCTGCCAGTCCCAGTGGCCCTCGCCGGACAGAACCTGGCTGCTCGCTTCCTCGTTCTCGTAGGGCGTCCAGGCTCGCGTGACCGAGTCTTGGGAGCCCGCCGGCACCGCGATGCCGTAAGAGTAATCGAAGGGCTGGAATCCCCAAGCGGTGGAGCGGCCTTCATTGACCTGCGACGGGTGCGGATCGTCGCTGGGGCAGAGGAAGACCTCCTTGTTGTCAACGTAGATGCCCGGGCGCATCCCGAGGCTGCGGAACCAGCCGATCGTGTCGGCGTTGGCCGACCCCATGATGAGGTCGCACCA includes the following:
- a CDS encoding DUF1559 domain-containing protein gives rise to the protein MRARRLHISAFTLIELLVVIAVISILAAMLLPALQGARESAQQTHCMSNLQQIGLGLQSYRNETERFPCWDYPQGNKLMPWCDLIMGSANADTIGWFRSLGMRPGIYVDNKEVFLCPSDDPHPSQVNEGRSTAWGFQPFDYSYGIAVPAGSQDSVTRAWTPYENEEASSQVLSGEGHWDWQQNFSHQYVYGKPFDNPNWWASTVSFRHKNGISGNFVTWGGNVVRRLYTQMEDNRGPTGPSGFTSGATLSSSTKELFFYAPGEHPMLWYY
- a CDS encoding M42 family metallopeptidase — translated: METLDLVRTLTDAFGPPGFEDDARAVVRALVEPFADEVREDVLGTLVAVVRGRSERVVMLDAHLDEIGLIVNYLDEDGFVRFAALGGWDDRILLAQRVVIRTRDGRRVPGVIGIAPPHLQSKEQRERVIKIEDMFIDVGAKTRDEVAELGVRVGDPAVVAYPLERLAGDTVTAKALDNRAGCAVAVRVLERLAAERPELTVAVTFTACEEVGGRGARTATFDLAPAVALVLEGTIGANVPGIEPRKQPVVLGRGPAISIADSSIVVRPKVVAFLERLAEEGGIPWQHKMPPYSGTNAGVIHIARGGTLTGVLSVPCRYIHSPVSTMRLEEFEQTVALAEAFVRRAHELLE